TCAAAAGAAACCCATCGCTGTCCCAATTCATGACGCAGTCTCTCACCCCCTGCACATCAATGAATCATATCCCCGGCACCAGAAGTCGTCctcccaaagttccatcctagATGAGCAGCCAGCATGGCTTGATGACTTGTTAGGTGATGCAGTCTCAAATTCCAAAGGAATGTCCCATCGTCGATCAGTTAGCGACTCTTTTGCCCCTTTGGACGCTCTTGAAGACATGTTTCCAAGTTTGACTCCACATAAAGATGATGCAAGCATAGATGTTAGTGAGACGTGTAGTGGGTTGGAGTCAGCTTGTACTTATGGTCCCAATTCTCCCCGTCAAAAAAGCAATGTAACCTTTACAGAGAATGCAATAGTTTCAGCATTGTCAGAATATGTTTCTCAGGACCCTCTGCCTTACATAGATGGGAGTCTTTGCAATTCTGCTATTACTCACTCTCATTCAAAAGGAGATGATTGTCATTCAGTTGGTGAGCTCAACATAGAGAACAAGGCTGTAAAACGGTTAGAATCTGAACTGACTTGTTAATGTGTTTAATTCATATGCTATCACAAGCTTGGTACAAGCATGTATTTCTGAAACATACGATGAATGTGCACTTTGCTATGTTTGGGTAGACTATTATGTTATGGTCAGGGATGTAATTCCGTTAGTTGAAGTGTTTAGTGTATTTGCATATCGTTATAGTGATTCTAGACTTCTGGTAGTTGTGGTTATTACCAATGTCTTACATGCATCAGCTTTTTAAAATTCAGGTGCTTATGTATTGCTCTTGAAATGCATACAACAACAGCTAAGTGATAATCTATTTGCACATTTTCTCTTTCCAATTTTGAAGTAGAAATTGCAggtaaataatacaaaatttttaagaacTCATTAATATGATTCTCATTCATGTAATTTCGTGTTGATATCAAATGTCTCAGAATCCTTTATTAGAATCTTTTAGATTTCAGCAATTTAAATAAGTAATAGAGTTGCAAACTTGCAAGGGAAAAAAGACATCAAAATATCCGTTGGCTTTGCCCAATTCATTTTGACAAAATTATCTCAAGTTAGGGGAAGATGGCATGCATAGGTGAGAAAGAAGTGTACTGTtgttttgattaaaatttaCATCAGACTTAGAGTTTGTTTGGGATGTGATGAAAAGTTCAGCTTATTTGagtttttagcttcttttttgtactattcatgggtttcatTGTACTATTCAGCTAgcttttaactcttttttttccctacactttcagcaaaaagttttcagtttcagctaaataagctaTTACCAAACGAACTTATAGTGTACATGAGTCTTGTagttattattttacttttcctttcctttttcttttttttttgtggggggggggtgggggggagtgGGGGGTGTCTTGCAGTGAACAATGAACATTTATGTATCTATCCATGTATCTGTCAAGTTGATTTTCACAACTCTCTTagcttttctttgtaattttttggaccctttgtgttcatcatcatgaacttgggagtgtttttattttcaataaatccATTCTActtacttatcaaaagaaaaaaagaaaaaaaatctagccTCGCATCTGtcagtttgtaattttttttaacttacacCTCTAATGGTGTTTGTCTTCAATCTAGTTTATGCACCTCTGGTGAGCAAGCTTGTCAGAGTAAAGGAGCACCATTCTCTTGGTTGTCAAAGAGAGGGGACGACTGCAGGTCAAAAGAAGCACTCAGAAAGCAGTTAGTTAATTGCTAACTGTAATTAATTCTtggaaatataattttcattagcacaacattttgtatttattgtgCAGTTAGGAAgctttgtatttttaaaatttgttgaaggCTCTCAAAATCAGATTTGCAAAGATTTGTCATTAGACATTGAAGTATCTCTAGGATGGATAATCAAGAATTGTCATAAATGACTAAGGAAAAATGAGGGGAAATTCAACTCTGTAATTAATAAATTCTGTCAGTAATCTAATGACAATTACAAGCATGTTTGCCCTAAATTTCCCTGTCAGGATCAGTTTTGTACTTTTCCTTGAAGAAATTTCTATGGGCATATGTGTGGAGTATCCAAGAATTTGGAACATGGATTCAAAGACAAAACATTCCTACTTGGGATCcatttgtttttgtgtaaattattttccaaaaaaagttTCTTGTGTTTTCTGATGTTTGGTGCAACTGAAAATTGTTAGCCAATAGAAAAATACTTTTCTGATTACTGGAAGATTACTTCAAAATGGCGGGAATGGTTTGTGCTCACAAAGCATAAACTATTTTCCATAACAAGCTTATGACCCACCCTACATCCCTCCCCTCTCCCACATTCCTTAGTGCCGCCACCGTTAGTACATCCATCCCACCATTACCACCACCATTGCCCTCTCTCCTCCACATTGCCACAATCACCTTCCTCTCCCATATTTTGCGTTCTCACCACCACCTCTCTGCCACCACTCCAAACTTCCACCACCATCACCTGGCTCATCCCTTCTCCCCCATTCCTTGCACCATCTCCATCTCatcccacccccaccccccccccccccccccccaaccacCTCCTCTGAACTTTCACCACCAACTTCCTCCCCTATTCCCCCATACCGCCATCACTACTACCTTCCATCCACTTCC
This genomic stretch from Quercus robur chromosome 4, dhQueRobu3.1, whole genome shotgun sequence harbors:
- the LOC126722216 gene encoding basic leucine zipper 34 isoform X3, whose product is MSRQAHLPPRCPIQKKPIAVPIHDAVSHPLHINESYPRHQKSSSQSSILDEQPAWLDDLLGDAVSNSKGMSHRRSVSDSFAPLDALEDMFPSLTPHKDDASIDVSETCSGLESACTYGPNSPRQKSNVTFTENAIVSALSEYVSQDPLPYIDGSLCNSAITHSHSKGDDCHSVGELNIENKAVKRHSGQRSRVRKLQYIAELESTVDVLQTFESELSVRVASLLQQRVALSLENCTLKQQVARLQQEKLIMECEYQALKKELESLKSGFAKSKSSKVSTYFGSRTAAESSRSKATWQMLDMGKLNIS
- the LOC126722216 gene encoding basic leucine zipper 34 isoform X1; amino-acid sequence: MSRQAHLPPRCPIQKKPIAVPIHDAVSHPLHINESYPRHQKSSSQSSILDEQPAWLDDLLGDAVSNSKGMSHRRSVSDSFAPLDALEDMFPSLTPHKDDASIDVSETCSGLESACTYGPNSPRQKSNVTFTENAIVSALSEYVSQDPLPYIDGSLCNSAITHSHSKGDDCHSVGELNIENKAVKRLCTSGEQACQSKGAPFSWLSKRGDDCRSKEALRKQHSGQRSRVRKLQYIAELESTVDVLQTFESELSVRVASLLQQRVALSLENCTLKQQVARLQQEKLIMECEYQALKKELESLKSGFAKSKSSKVSTYFGSRTAAESSRSKATWQMLDMGKLNIS
- the LOC126722216 gene encoding basic leucine zipper 34 isoform X2, with protein sequence MSRQAHLPPRCPIQKKPIAVPIHDAVSHPLHINESYPRHQKSSSQSSILDEQPAWLDDLLGDAVSNSKGMSHRRSVSDSFAPLDALEDMFPSLTPHKDDASIDVSETCSGLESACTYGPNSPRQKSNVTFTENAIVSALSEYVSQDPLPYIDGSLCNSAITHSHSKGDDCHSVGELNIENKAVKRLCTSGEQACQSKGAPFSWLSKRGDDCRHSGQRSRVRKLQYIAELESTVDVLQTFESELSVRVASLLQQRVALSLENCTLKQQVARLQQEKLIMECEYQALKKELESLKSGFAKSKSSKVSTYFGSRTAAESSRSKATWQMLDMGKLNIS